A window of the Lagenorhynchus albirostris chromosome 1, mLagAlb1.1, whole genome shotgun sequence genome harbors these coding sequences:
- the ACYP1 gene encoding acylphosphatase-1 isoform X2, which translates to MAERDTLISVDYEVFGKVQGVFFRKYTQAEGKKLGLVGWVQNTDQGTVQGQLQGPTSKVRHMQEWLETRGSPKSHIDRASFNNEKVILKLDYSDFQIVK; encoded by the exons ATGGCAGAACGGGACACCCTGATATCAGTGGATTATGAAGTTTTTGGGAAAGTGCAAGGTGTGTTTTTCCGCAAGTACACTCAG gCTGAGGGTAAAAAACTCGGATTAGTAGGCTGGGTCCAGAACACTGACCAGGGCACAGTGCAAGGACAATTgcaaggtcccacctccaaagTACGTCATATGCAGGAATGGCTTGAGACAAGAGGAAGTCCCAAATCGCACATTGATAGAGCAAGCTTCAACAATGAGAAAGTCATCTTAAAGTTGGATTACTCAGATTTCCAAATTGTGAAATAA
- the ACYP1 gene encoding acylphosphatase-1 isoform X1 produces MVSDPGVCPSLAKDGAPRCALKSFCRRIPVSAPLAGVGLLIAFLSTFGCLVRAPGLSVSMAERDTLISVDYEVFGKVQGVFFRKYTQAEGKKLGLVGWVQNTDQGTVQGQLQGPTSKVRHMQEWLETRGSPKSHIDRASFNNEKVILKLDYSDFQIVK; encoded by the exons ATGGTCTCAGATCCTGGGGTGTGCCCTTCTCTGGCAAAAGACGGAGCGCCTAGATGTGCCCTCAAGTCATTCTGCCGCCGGATTCCGGTGTCTGCCCCCTTAGCGGGAGTGGGCCTGCTGATAGCCTTTCTTAGCACGTTCGGCTGCCTTGTACGGGCCCCAG GTCTGAGCGTGAGTATGGCAGAACGGGACACCCTGATATCAGTGGATTATGAAGTTTTTGGGAAAGTGCAAGGTGTGTTTTTCCGCAAGTACACTCAG gCTGAGGGTAAAAAACTCGGATTAGTAGGCTGGGTCCAGAACACTGACCAGGGCACAGTGCAAGGACAATTgcaaggtcccacctccaaagTACGTCATATGCAGGAATGGCTTGAGACAAGAGGAAGTCCCAAATCGCACATTGATAGAGCAAGCTTCAACAATGAGAAAGTCATCTTAAAGTTGGATTACTCAGATTTCCAAATTGTGAAATAA
- the ZC2HC1C gene encoding zinc finger C2HC domain-containing protein 1C yields MAGLQLALPLPVGIMLPHNKTEAPELHSAKQDPSEKGDSSQRSSMGHPRNNVQQKLLSNQEQTLDNLYTHPKWNTCTKAQSYSYPCCAGISQQDSGSNPQGQAKCLFYSPGPQSQYPKANNQEFIPFTKKRVGVDRAYPLKPVFHRKLHSTGEAGTDGDPNVSPRPPEPRKFSYNSFGSRNWVNSSVVGTVAASQEDRVMANPNRTEWLQIQRLEAAGESLEEEICRKEALLREKLKKTEEELRRIQKEKEQAEENEKRELQRMVLPGRRVKGNTTYKPIFSPELMSEEVFSRDTGEDETWGRSQERSSPFQFSDYGVQKLKRERLVASNNNIRDRVSGRLKETFSQASEAPLSALRRSTSNSSSSRAPHSSGSGCSTEEPELGECSHCGRKFLLLRLERHSNVCRRMQSSKRKVFDSSRARAKGTELEQYLNWKGPASVKAEPPWKSNWKQKHESFIRTLRQAREVQQIIAKGGNPSDLPPILPAENPDYIQCPHCSRHFAPKVAEWHIPKCKTIKNRPPPPRKHCS; encoded by the exons ATGGCTGGTCTCCAGTTGGCACTGCCTCTGCCTGTGGGCATTATGCTCCCACATAATAAAACGGAAGCTCCAGAGCTCCACTCAGCTAAGCAAGACCCCTCTGAAAAAGGTGACTCTTCCCAGCGGTCCTCTATGGGGCACCCGAGGAACAATGTCCAGCAGAAGCTTTTGAGCAACCAAGAGCAGACGCTGGATAACCTCTACACTCACCCCAAATGGAACACCTGCACGAAAGCCCAGAGCTACTCTTATCCCTGCTGTGCTGGAATCAGCCAGCAAGACTCAGGAAGCAATCCCCAGGGCCAAGCAAAGTGTTTATTTTACTCACCAGGCCCTCAATCCCAGTATCCCAAAGCAAATAACCAGGAATTCATCCCCTTTACAAAGAAGCGAGTTGGGGTGGACCGGGCATACCCACTGAAACCTGTGTTTCACCGGAAGCTACATAGTACAGGTGAGGCTGGCACTGATGGGGACCCGAATGTCTCTCCAAGACCCCCTGAGCCAAGAAAGTTTTCATACAATAGCTTTGGTTCAAGGAACTGGGTGAATTCATCTGTGGTTGGTACAGTTGCTGCCAGTCAGGAGGACAGGGTCATGGCAAACCCCAACAGGACGGAGTGGCTGCAGATCCAAAGACTAGAGGCTGCAGGGGAGAGTTTAGAGGAGGAAATCTGCAGAAAAGAGGCTCTTCTGAGGGAAAAGCTGAAGAAGACAGAGGAGGAACTCAGAAGGatccagaaggaaaaagaacaggctgaggaaaatgaaaaaagagagctGCAGAGAATGGTACTCCCCGGGAGGAGAGTTAAAGGCAATACCACATACAAACCTATCTTCTCCCCAGAACTCATGTCTGAGGAGGTCTTCAGTAGAGACACAGGAGAGGATGAAACTTGGGGACGGTCTCAAGAAAGATCTAGTCCATTCCAGTTCTCTGATTATGGAGTTCAGAAGCTCAAAAGGGAAAGACTGGTGGCAAGCAATAACAACATCCGAGACCGAGTCTCAGGGCGATTGAAGGAGACGTTTTCTCAAGCTTCAGAAGCGCCGCTCAGTGCTTTGCGGAGGTCCACCAGCAATTCTAGCTCGTCTAGGGCACCACACTCCTCGGGCTCTGGCTGTTCCACTGAAGAGCCAGAACTGGGTGAGTGCAGCCACTGTGGCCGAAAGTTTCTCTTGCTCAGGCTGGAGAGACACTCCAACGTCTGCCGCAGGATGCAGAGTTCCAAGAGGAAAGTGTTTGATTCCTCCAGGGCCCGGGCCAAGGGCACAGAACTAGAGCAGTACTTGAACTGGAAGGGACCAGCCTCAGTCAAG GCTGAACCTCCTTGGAAGAGCAACTGGAAACAGAAGCACGAATCTTTCATCCGTACCCTCCGTCAGGCTCGAGAGGTCCAGCAGATAATTGCCAAAGGTGGAAACCCCTCCGACCTGCCTCCCATCCTGCCTGCAGAAAATCCAGACTATATTCAGTGTCCTCACTGTAGCCGCCACTTTGCTCCCAAGGTGGCAGAGTGGCACATTCCTAAGTGTAAGACCATCAAGAACCGCCCTCCACCTCCAAGGAAGCACTGCAGTTGA